From a region of the Pseudanabaena sp. ABRG5-3 genome:
- a CDS encoding uracil-DNA glycosylase yields MTDKEQMSLFDLAPSEVPITELPKAEGVTETQTTKRAMRSTKNPAPAAIATVPVHEQFTSLDELKAAACNCQKCPLAPTRTNVVVERGDRQAKILIIGEAPGEQEDLSGLPFVGKSGQLLDKILESVGFDTNKDVYICNTVKCRPPNNRVPTEVETTTCKPYLLEQIRLVDPQIILLTGATSLKSILGEKLGITKVRGKWYEWEGRLVMPIFHPSYLLRNQSREQGSPKWLTWQDIKAIKAKYLEITGTNPVEEDEEF; encoded by the coding sequence ATGACTGATAAAGAGCAAATGAGCCTGTTCGATTTGGCTCCATCGGAAGTACCCATCACCGAACTTCCCAAAGCAGAGGGTGTGACTGAGACTCAGACCACAAAAAGGGCTATGCGTTCTACTAAAAATCCTGCCCCTGCTGCCATTGCTACAGTACCAGTACATGAGCAATTTACCAGTCTCGATGAACTAAAAGCAGCCGCTTGCAACTGTCAGAAATGTCCCCTTGCCCCAACTCGTACTAATGTGGTCGTCGAAAGGGGGGATCGCCAAGCAAAAATCCTGATCATCGGTGAAGCCCCCGGGGAACAAGAAGATCTATCAGGACTACCCTTTGTCGGTAAGTCGGGACAACTATTAGACAAAATTTTAGAATCCGTTGGGTTTGATACCAATAAAGATGTCTATATTTGCAATACCGTCAAATGCCGCCCTCCCAATAATCGCGTCCCCACAGAAGTCGAGACTACCACCTGCAAGCCCTACCTATTAGAACAAATTCGCCTCGTCGATCCCCAAATTATTTTGCTCACAGGGGCAACCTCCCTCAAGTCAATTCTCGGCGAAAAATTAGGCATTACCAAAGTTCGTGGTAAATGGTATGAATGGGAAGGTCGCCTAGTGATGCCCATATTTCACCCCTCCTATTTATTACGCAACCAAAGTCGTGAGCAGGGCAGTCCGAAGTGGCTAACATGGCAAGATATAAAAGCAATTAAAGCTAAGTATTTAGAAATCACAGGTACAAATCCAGTTGAGGAAGATGAGGAATTTTAG
- a CDS encoding esterase/lipase family protein → MTTTNIILAGYLAGASDYIPIAKKLEKKNLSATVVPLKWWDWVPTVGGRSIAPILEKLDQTVNQELEKSGASKVNIIAHSAGGWLSRIYLGDRPYYDKVWNARPKVAKLVCLGTPQRSLEPWSLPNLGFVNDNYPDAFYDDIEYICVAGNAVQGKKSTPKKWLAYSSYELTIGQGDVWGDGIIPIEAAYLDGAKNMAIDGVYHSPRSGKWYGSQEVVDIWAEYL, encoded by the coding sequence ATGACTACTACCAATATTATTCTGGCGGGATATCTTGCGGGTGCATCTGATTACATACCGATCGCCAAGAAATTAGAAAAGAAAAATTTATCAGCAACGGTTGTTCCTTTGAAATGGTGGGACTGGGTTCCAACTGTCGGCGGACGCTCGATCGCGCCAATCTTAGAAAAACTTGACCAAACCGTAAATCAAGAATTAGAAAAATCAGGTGCATCGAAAGTCAATATCATTGCCCATTCCGCAGGGGGCTGGCTATCACGAATTTATCTAGGCGATCGCCCCTATTACGACAAGGTTTGGAATGCGCGTCCTAAGGTTGCCAAACTAGTTTGTCTGGGAACTCCCCAACGTAGTCTCGAACCTTGGTCGCTGCCAAATTTAGGCTTTGTCAATGACAATTATCCTGATGCTTTTTATGATGATATTGAATATATCTGTGTAGCGGGAAATGCGGTACAGGGCAAAAAATCTACGCCAAAAAAATGGCTTGCCTATAGTAGTTATGAACTCACGATTGGGCAAGGCGATGTCTGGGGCGATGGCATAATTCCCATTGAGGCGGCTTATTTGGATGGAGCGAAGAATATGGCGATCGATGGGGTGTATCATTCACCGCGATCGGGAAAATGGTATGGCTCTCAAGAGGTGGTTGATATTTGGGCGGAGTATCTATAG
- a CDS encoding DUF2288 domain-containing protein, which yields MSNVRADLAEMVDVALWEWLSPHAARARVILVGANLDLVDVGVALTEDNTQLVQSWIEDGWLRHPTAEELTAWNANKEKEFTSLVVPPFVLVKIDPSSV from the coding sequence GTGAGTAATGTAAGAGCTGATTTAGCGGAGATGGTGGATGTGGCGCTGTGGGAATGGTTATCTCCCCATGCGGCTAGAGCAAGAGTAATTTTAGTTGGGGCAAATCTAGATCTCGTCGATGTGGGTGTTGCTTTAACTGAGGATAATACGCAGTTAGTGCAATCATGGATTGAGGATGGCTGGTTGCGCCATCCCACGGCTGAGGAACTAACTGCTTGGAATGCAAACAAAGAAAAAGAGTTTACGAGTCTTGTTGTTCCGCCGTTTGTGCTAGTAAAGATAGATCCTAGTTCTGTATAG
- a CDS encoding Uma2 family endonuclease produces MTATTERRYSLEEYRAIAETSTEKCEYHDGEIITMTGGTIKHSRICGNIFYFLKFLLRDTKFEPINRDLRLWIPEYSRGVYPDAMVFDGVIQLNGDRQDEVLNPILIVEVLSPSTEEHDRTDKFRMYRSIPSFCEYLLVRQNEPLVELYSKQSQGWLFSDFDSLEQSIVLSSVNIELAMSEIYRGITF; encoded by the coding sequence ATGACTGCTACTACTGAGCGCCGCTACAGTCTCGAAGAATATCGGGCGATCGCTGAAACATCAACCGAAAAATGTGAATACCATGATGGAGAAATTATTACGATGACAGGCGGAACAATTAAACATAGCCGTATCTGTGGCAATATTTTCTATTTCCTTAAATTTTTACTGCGAGATACAAAATTTGAACCAATAAATAGAGACCTACGGCTTTGGATTCCTGAATATAGTCGTGGTGTATATCCTGACGCAATGGTTTTTGATGGTGTAATCCAACTCAACGGCGATCGCCAAGATGAAGTTCTCAATCCGATCTTAATTGTGGAAGTACTTTCTCCATCCACTGAAGAACATGATCGTACTGACAAATTTCGGATGTATCGCTCTATTCCTAGCTTTTGCGAATATCTATTAGTTAGACAAAATGAACCTTTAGTAGAACTTTATAGTAAGCAATCACAGGGTTGGTTATTTAGTGATTTCGATAGTTTAGAGCAGTCAATTGTACTGAGTTCAGTAAATATTGAGTTGGCAATGTCTGAAATTTATCGCGGCATCACATTTTAA
- a CDS encoding glycosyltransferase family 2 protein: MVNMWSIIIPTYNRLPILQKCLQAMEAQDFTQPYEIVVVDDGSTDGTVEFLQSHPDEFPHVRLFQQNHEGAAIARNTGIDVAQGDTIVFIDSDLVVTPVFLSSHAQALSGSDRAFTYGRVINTSNFEDPTSEPLKVTDLSNAFFATGNVAIAKHWLIEAGKFDTSFRQYGWEDLELGVRLKNLGLKLIKCPDAVGYHWHPAFTIEQLPRLVDVEAQRGRMGVVFYQKHPTWEVKMMIQMTWIHVVLWGVLSLGGLLNERSLRPLLQWLINQGKPQLALEIARIFLNWYNVKGVYAAYHEAQHSL, encoded by the coding sequence ATGGTTAATATGTGGTCAATTATTATCCCAACTTACAACCGCTTACCGATCTTGCAAAAATGTTTGCAAGCGATGGAAGCCCAAGATTTTACACAGCCCTACGAAATTGTGGTCGTTGATGATGGCTCTACTGATGGCACTGTAGAGTTTTTGCAAAGTCATCCTGACGAATTCCCTCATGTGCGCTTGTTTCAGCAAAACCATGAGGGTGCGGCGATCGCTAGAAATACAGGTATCGATGTAGCCCAAGGTGACACGATTGTGTTTATCGATAGCGATCTGGTCGTTACACCAGTATTTTTGTCATCCCATGCGCAAGCTCTATCAGGTAGCGATCGCGCTTTTACCTATGGTCGGGTGATTAATACTTCTAATTTTGAAGATCCCACCTCTGAACCACTGAAGGTTACAGATCTATCTAATGCTTTTTTTGCGACGGGGAATGTGGCGATCGCCAAGCATTGGTTAATTGAGGCAGGCAAGTTTGACACTAGCTTCCGTCAATACGGCTGGGAAGATTTAGAACTGGGTGTGCGTCTGAAAAATTTAGGTTTAAAACTGATTAAATGTCCCGATGCGGTTGGCTATCACTGGCATCCCGCTTTTACGATTGAGCAGTTACCGCGACTTGTGGATGTGGAAGCTCAGCGTGGACGCATGGGTGTCGTGTTTTATCAAAAGCACCCCACATGGGAAGTGAAGATGATGATCCAGATGACATGGATTCATGTGGTGTTGTGGGGCGTATTGTCGCTCGGTGGTTTGCTCAATGAGCGATCGCTACGTCCATTACTGCAATGGCTGATCAATCAAGGTAAGCCCCAACTCGCCCTCGAAATCGCTAGAATTTTCCTAAATTGGTACAACGTCAAGGGTGTATACGCCGCTTATCATGAAGCACAACATAGCTTATGA
- a CDS encoding P-loop NTPase fold protein, with product MDAEFLSEAQPMQQQMQQQMQEMYFEEEAPEESDSADEDVANPVIFARLESEVNSVAFSPDGRKIIAGLSDGSLQLFDAISGKTIGEPFQGHSNWVMSVAFSPDGKAIVSGSRDTTLWLWDLQGNQIGDPFIGHSSWVKSVAFSPDGKAIVSGSDDGTLRLWDLQGNQIGDPFIGHSNWVMSVAFSPDGKAIISGGSDRTLRLWDLQGNQIANPFRGHVDSVMSVAFSPDGKAVVSGGDQDRKIQLWDLQGNQIANPFRGHDDRIWSVAFKPDGKAIISGSWDGKLRLWDLQGNQIEQTFQGDGSIRSAAFSPDGKAVVSGSNNTIRLWTLDGNPIANLANRSRQIEIPQGVTNDSAQGEDCLNVQDEIEAMATVLMLRSLQPPIAVGILGSWGSGKSFGMYLIQQRLEAIRKQELTKLQAWGDPNFPNDTEIMSPYVGHIYQISFNAWTYAKSDLWASLMQEIFYELNRQITLEQQIGIFLCSSKAHQTTATKYSSTRNIDRLIYNPLKNLKTTIQTSIEQSQTAIAIFSLQTLNLWIFQFFLHVIIFLLIILSPILYLFYWLVRPLLYLLATMFDHLATEKLDLKSKIRYFPFIEWLLEQAIAYYFPDYLKVISYNSLREKIESFLEHLLFLILDGFPKRLKDSKKNLEKVKKSKSPKSATNFDSETALKQQKEFEQALLNSGDFWRVLYLTNDEERRAFIESNDRLKKFKDWKDPTSNSNYLWNTLDKSKQEEQQRLKQQEQELQKKEQELQRQLKSAEAEVKQQLANRKATALWTPIVKAITRLLFSKEEIEKYKTEIEKLAEAGKTTNETIALIRKVVTSWQGLIALFLMTLLIVLTLDPATRTAIFTATQNLLEQTGLASLLDRLIPTEAKNNLTELSKIIRDWFANFPQWMESIRTQIPSGVQVITAIAAAVTTLIPILKTLNNYLNSVQKEQAKIQSDREFLLKQKQGDSENLVKEVAQLKLQVAEQKQRVGLTANYASLMDFVSDRLQVDDYGKRLGLMQQVKQDLAALSDRLTDWQHNREELKKFFPRGPARVVLYIDDLDRCPPDRVVEVLESVQLLLNTKLFIVVLGIDDRYIARALEQVYEGVLKRGGKPSGLDYLEKIIQIPYRMRPISSSQIDSYLRAQTKIAKPQVSSTPIEKEDIPTNTEPQEEIQEAIAPLADVQTPDVIEPEASAINTPESLENSQSIPTQTTQAPTIPTPQAPTSTDETTFLETIAQTIEFEESEFQLLVNCCKHVDITPRTAKRLINIYKILQIIWSTRSQKGAKSPTDTDKRIAMSFLALSGRYPTYMRNLFEEIDVLFEETISDDSPLEIYLEELLETIKPKATESDRYAHREWRKFTSDIKRMLEHDQDCPTKLKIDREIFDLMLSFCFVGDIGYDPDDFESKV from the coding sequence ATGGATGCTGAATTTTTGTCAGAAGCGCAACCAATGCAGCAGCAGATGCAACAGCAAATGCAGGAGATGTATTTTGAAGAAGAAGCTCCTGAAGAATCTGACTCGGCAGACGAGGATGTCGCTAACCCCGTGATTTTTGCTCGCCTTGAGAGCGAGGTGAACTCAGTCGCATTCTCACCTGATGGGCGAAAGATAATTGCAGGGCTTAGCGATGGCTCTTTGCAACTATTCGATGCAATTTCTGGCAAAACCATCGGGGAACCATTCCAAGGGCATAGCAATTGGGTCATGTCAGTAGCCTTTAGCCCTGATGGCAAGGCGATCGTTTCGGGCAGCAGGGACACAACGCTATGGTTGTGGGATTTGCAGGGCAACCAAATCGGAGATCCTTTTATAGGGCATAGCAGTTGGGTCAAGTCAGTCGCTTTTAGTCCTGATGGCAAGGCGATCGTTTCGGGCAGTGATGACGGAACGCTACGGTTGTGGGATTTACAGGGCAACCAAATCGGAGATCCTTTTATAGGGCATAGCAATTGGGTCATGTCAGTAGCCTTTAGTCCTGATGGCAAAGCGATCATTTCAGGCGGTAGTGACAGAACACTGCGGTTGTGGGATTTGCAGGGCAATCAAATCGCCAATCCTTTCCGAGGGCATGTTGATAGTGTCATGTCAGTAGCCTTTAGCCCTGATGGCAAGGCAGTCGTTTCGGGCGGTGATCAAGACAGGAAGATCCAGTTATGGGATTTGCAGGGCAACCAAATCGCCAATCCTTTCCGAGGGCATGATGATAGGATCTGGTCAGTAGCTTTTAAGCCTGATGGTAAGGCAATCATTTCGGGCAGTTGGGACGGAAAGCTGCGGTTGTGGGATTTGCAGGGCAACCAGATCGAGCAAACTTTCCAAGGGGATGGATCTATTCGGTCAGCAGCTTTTAGCCCTGATGGCAAGGCAGTCGTTTCGGGCAGTAATAATACTATCCGACTGTGGACTTTAGATGGCAATCCGATCGCTAACTTAGCAAATCGCAGCAGACAGATCGAGATTCCTCAAGGTGTTACAAACGATTCGGCGCAGGGTGAGGATTGCTTAAACGTTCAGGATGAAATCGAGGCTATGGCAACGGTGTTGATGCTCCGCAGTCTCCAACCGCCTATAGCTGTGGGGATTTTGGGCAGTTGGGGGAGTGGCAAGTCATTTGGAATGTACCTAATTCAGCAAAGGCTCGAAGCAATTCGCAAGCAAGAACTCACTAAGCTACAAGCTTGGGGCGATCCAAACTTTCCTAACGACACTGAGATCATGTCTCCCTATGTGGGACACATCTATCAAATTAGCTTCAATGCTTGGACTTATGCTAAGTCCGACCTCTGGGCAAGCCTGATGCAAGAAATTTTCTATGAATTAAATCGTCAAATCACGTTAGAACAGCAAATTGGCATTTTCCTATGTTCATCTAAAGCGCATCAAACAACAGCAACTAAATATTCATCAACTCGCAATATTGATCGCCTTATCTATAATCCTCTTAAGAATCTAAAGACAACTATTCAAACGAGTATCGAACAATCCCAAACAGCCATTGCTATATTCAGTCTCCAAACCCTAAACCTCTGGATTTTTCAATTTTTTCTTCACGTTATTATATTTCTGCTAATCATTCTTAGTCCTATTTTGTACTTGTTCTATTGGTTAGTTAGACCGTTGTTATACTTGCTTGCTACTATGTTCGATCACCTCGCAACAGAAAAGCTCGATCTAAAATCAAAAATTAGATATTTCCCGTTTATCGAATGGTTGCTTGAGCAGGCTATAGCCTACTACTTCCCCGACTACTTAAAAGTAATATCCTATAATTCTTTGCGTGAAAAGATTGAATCTTTCTTAGAGCATTTGTTGTTTCTAATCCTTGACGGATTTCCTAAGCGTTTAAAAGATAGCAAAAAGAATTTAGAGAAAGTCAAAAAAAGTAAAAGCCCTAAATCTGCAACCAATTTCGATTCTGAAACCGCTCTAAAGCAACAAAAAGAGTTTGAGCAAGCCTTACTAAATAGCGGTGACTTTTGGCGAGTGCTTTACCTCACAAATGACGAAGAACGCAGAGCTTTTATAGAATCCAACGATCGCCTCAAAAAATTTAAAGACTGGAAAGACCCCACCTCAAATTCTAACTACTTGTGGAATACCCTCGATAAAAGCAAACAGGAAGAACAACAGCGTTTAAAACAGCAGGAGCAGGAACTCCAGAAAAAAGAACAAGAACTGCAACGCCAACTCAAAAGCGCCGAAGCGGAAGTAAAACAACAACTCGCCAACCGCAAAGCCACAGCACTCTGGACACCCATTGTCAAAGCAATTACTCGGCTCCTGTTTTCTAAAGAAGAAATTGAAAAATACAAAACTGAAATTGAAAAACTAGCCGAAGCAGGTAAAACCACCAATGAAACGATAGCGTTAATACGGAAAGTCGTGACCAGTTGGCAAGGCTTAATTGCCCTGTTCTTAATGACTTTATTGATCGTCCTCACCCTAGATCCCGCAACCCGCACCGCGATCTTCACCGCAACTCAAAACCTGCTAGAACAAACTGGCTTAGCCAGTCTACTTGATCGCCTGATTCCCACTGAAGCCAAAAACAACTTAACTGAACTTAGCAAAATAATTCGGGACTGGTTCGCCAATTTTCCTCAATGGATGGAATCAATCCGCACCCAAATTCCATCAGGTGTACAAGTAATCACAGCGATCGCCGCAGCCGTCACCACCCTCATCCCGATCCTCAAAACCCTCAACAATTACCTCAACTCCGTCCAAAAAGAACAAGCAAAAATTCAAAGCGATCGCGAGTTCTTACTAAAACAAAAGCAAGGCGATTCTGAAAATCTTGTCAAAGAAGTTGCCCAACTCAAGCTCCAAGTCGCAGAACAAAAACAGCGCGTAGGACTCACCGCCAACTATGCTTCGCTCATGGACTTTGTAAGCGATCGGCTCCAAGTTGACGACTATGGCAAACGACTAGGGCTAATGCAACAGGTCAAGCAAGATCTCGCCGCCCTTTCCGATCGCCTCACCGATTGGCAACATAACCGCGAAGAATTAAAAAAGTTCTTCCCAAGGGGGCCAGCGAGAGTCGTTCTCTACATAGATGATCTAGATCGTTGTCCACCCGATCGCGTTGTCGAAGTCCTAGAATCAGTCCAACTCCTGCTCAACACCAAGCTATTCATTGTCGTATTAGGCATCGACGATCGCTATATTGCCCGCGCCCTAGAACAGGTTTACGAAGGCGTTCTCAAACGTGGCGGCAAACCCTCTGGACTTGACTATCTCGAAAAAATCATCCAGATTCCCTACCGAATGCGCCCCATTTCATCCTCACAGATTGACAGTTATCTTCGCGCCCAAACCAAAATAGCTAAGCCCCAAGTCTCATCAACACCCATTGAAAAAGAGGACATCCCCACAAACACAGAACCACAGGAAGAAATACAAGAAGCGATCGCACCTTTAGCCGATGTTCAGACACCTGATGTTATCGAACCTGAAGCATCTGCGATCAACACCCCAGAATCTTTAGAAAATTCACAATCCATCCCCACTCAAACCACTCAAGCCCCAACCATTCCAACCCCACAAGCCCCAACTTCCACAGATGAGACTACATTCCTCGAAACCATCGCCCAAACCATCGAATTTGAAGAATCAGAATTTCAACTATTAGTAAACTGCTGCAAGCACGTAGACATAACACCCCGCACAGCCAAGCGACTGATCAACATCTACAAGATCTTGCAAATTATCTGGTCAACGCGCAGTCAAAAAGGAGCAAAATCACCCACAGATACAGACAAGCGCATCGCCATGTCATTTCTCGCGCTCTCAGGTCGCTACCCCACCTATATGCGAAACCTATTTGAAGAAATTGACGTACTTTTTGAAGAAACGATTTCAGATGATTCTCCCCTTGAAATTTACCTAGAAGAACTACTCGAAACCATCAAGCCCAAAGCCACAGAAAGCGATCGCTACGCCCACAGAGAATGGCGAAAATTTACCAGCGATATCAAGCGAATGCTCGAACATGATCAAGATTGCCCCACTAAGCTCAAGATCGATCGCGAAATTTTTGACTTGATGCTCTCTTTTTGCTTTGTCGGTGACATCGGCTACGATCCCGATGATTTCGAGTCAAAGGTCTAG
- a CDS encoding FTR1 family iron permease — translation MDFSTALPIFAITLREGVEAALVVGIVMAYLKKVDRSSLNPWVFGGIGTGVLASFIVGIFLNWFVKQVENTEPMQAAFYGQLWQGVLGITAIAMLSWMLVWMTENAKALKGEIEGQIGKAIANEKSAGWAVFILILIAVLREGFEVVIFISAKLQGGIGPVIGAIAGLVGAVAIGIALFQFGIRINLQVFFQAMGVFLLLIVAGLVISAIGHLDKAVAAYAELSQISICLPAASATEMSSCLLGGLVWNVHDILPDTQFPAILLKAMFGFRDRLFLGQAIAYFTFLASAGFLYFRSLTGKTMKNKLNIG, via the coding sequence ATGGATTTTAGTACAGCATTACCGATTTTTGCGATTACCCTACGGGAGGGAGTCGAAGCTGCCCTTGTGGTGGGGATTGTGATGGCATATCTCAAGAAGGTTGATCGCAGTTCGCTCAATCCTTGGGTATTTGGTGGTATTGGTACGGGAGTATTAGCGAGTTTTATCGTAGGGATTTTCCTCAATTGGTTTGTGAAACAGGTGGAAAATACTGAACCAATGCAGGCGGCTTTTTATGGGCAACTGTGGCAAGGCGTTTTAGGCATCACCGCGATCGCCATGTTGAGTTGGATGTTGGTCTGGATGACCGAAAACGCCAAGGCACTCAAGGGAGAAATCGAGGGGCAAATTGGTAAGGCGATCGCTAATGAAAAAAGTGCAGGTTGGGCAGTGTTTATCTTGATTTTAATTGCCGTATTACGTGAAGGCTTTGAGGTAGTAATTTTCATTTCGGCAAAGCTGCAAGGTGGAATTGGGCCAGTTATCGGCGCGATCGCAGGTTTGGTTGGTGCAGTAGCGATCGGGATCGCCCTCTTTCAATTTGGAATTCGCATTAATCTCCAAGTATTTTTTCAAGCAATGGGAGTTTTTCTCTTACTCATCGTTGCAGGACTAGTTATTAGCGCAATTGGGCATCTCGATAAAGCCGTAGCCGCCTATGCTGAACTATCACAAATTTCTATCTGTTTGCCTGCGGCTTCTGCTACGGAAATGAGTTCTTGTTTGCTCGGTGGTTTAGTTTGGAATGTCCATGATATTTTACCTGACACTCAATTCCCTGCCATTCTCCTCAAAGCGATGTTTGGCTTTCGCGATCGCCTATTTCTAGGACAAGCGATCGCTTACTTCACATTCTTAGCCTCTGCGGGTTTCCTCTATTTCCGAAGCCTGACAGGAAAGACTATGAAAAACAAACTAAACATCGGGTGA
- a CDS encoding glycosyltransferase: MAAVWLLLYGLNAYWLTAVHKPRRSLRKQLVLPKLNPAREYQTAQVAASPSSSSGVIAVNNFDNFDQFRLEKSFNNNFSNYALAVEMPEHYAVADEDLPVVTIQLPIFNERYVSRRLVDAVCLLDYPRDRMQIQVLDDSTDDTQALLSETVQEYQNKGFWIEYIHRVNRSGFKAGALHDAMPLVQGNYIAIFDADFIPSINWLKDTIRHYVNNPDAKVAVVQTRWGHINSEYSLLTKLQSTGIDGHFAIEQQARCNNDYFLNFNGTAGIWNRQAIIDAGGWHADTLAEDMDLSYRAQLKGWKVVYDNNIVAPAELPVAMLAFKLQQFRWAKGSIQCAKKLIGQIWKADLPFVVKFQATMHLTGYSAHPLMLLLILLSIPLMLLANNEALSLRISIEGAWSIFMLPATFGPPFLYFHAQKDLYPKSWHRRIGRIFLLAVLGTGISWSNSRAVFAGLSNTGANFRRTPKFDIKNKSDRWENKAYKIPLDATAWIELGLCVYSIFASAIAFNKGLYITLPFMILYAVSYGYVGGLTLWQSWQQSRN; this comes from the coding sequence GTGGCAGCAGTGTGGCTACTACTTTATGGGCTAAATGCTTATTGGCTCACTGCTGTCCATAAGCCTAGACGTTCTCTGCGGAAACAGCTTGTTTTGCCGAAGCTCAACCCTGCCAGAGAATACCAAACAGCGCAGGTTGCAGCGTCGCCATCATCAAGTTCAGGGGTGATCGCTGTCAATAATTTCGATAATTTCGATCAGTTTCGTCTCGAAAAAAGCTTTAACAATAATTTTTCTAATTATGCTTTGGCAGTTGAGATGCCTGAGCATTATGCAGTTGCGGATGAAGACTTGCCTGTGGTCACAATCCAGCTACCGATCTTTAATGAGCGCTATGTTTCGCGCCGATTAGTAGATGCAGTGTGCCTGTTAGACTATCCACGAGATCGAATGCAGATTCAAGTACTGGATGACTCCACCGACGACACTCAAGCCCTTCTTAGCGAAACTGTCCAAGAATACCAAAATAAAGGTTTTTGGATTGAATATATTCATCGTGTTAATCGTTCTGGCTTCAAGGCGGGGGCATTACATGATGCGATGCCCCTTGTGCAGGGAAATTACATTGCGATTTTTGACGCGGACTTTATCCCATCCATAAACTGGCTCAAAGACACCATCCGTCATTATGTAAATAATCCTGATGCTAAGGTTGCGGTTGTCCAAACTCGGTGGGGTCATATTAACTCCGAGTATTCATTGCTGACGAAGTTGCAATCAACAGGCATTGATGGGCATTTTGCGATCGAGCAACAGGCGCGTTGTAATAACGATTATTTCTTGAATTTTAACGGAACTGCGGGTATTTGGAATCGCCAAGCGATTATTGATGCGGGTGGTTGGCACGCTGATACCCTTGCCGAAGATATGGATTTGAGCTATCGCGCTCAACTCAAAGGTTGGAAAGTTGTTTATGACAACAATATTGTTGCGCCTGCGGAATTGCCTGTGGCGATGCTCGCTTTCAAATTGCAACAATTTCGTTGGGCAAAGGGCAGTATTCAGTGTGCTAAGAAATTAATCGGGCAGATCTGGAAAGCGGATCTCCCATTTGTGGTTAAATTCCAAGCCACCATGCACTTAACAGGCTATTCGGCACATCCTTTGATGCTGCTCCTGATTTTGCTCTCGATCCCACTGATGCTATTGGCAAATAATGAGGCGCTCAGCCTGCGTATTTCCATTGAGGGCGCTTGGTCAATCTTTATGTTGCCTGCTACCTTTGGCCCTCCATTTTTGTACTTCCATGCTCAAAAAGACTTGTATCCAAAATCTTGGCATCGCCGCATTGGACGCATTTTCCTCTTAGCAGTTTTGGGTACTGGCATTTCTTGGAGCAATAGTCGGGCTGTATTTGCTGGTTTATCGAATACTGGCGCAAATTTCCGTCGCACACCTAAGTTTGATATTAAAAACAAGAGCGATCGCTGGGAAAACAAAGCCTATAAAATTCCCCTTGATGCGACTGCATGGATCGAGCTTGGCTTATGTGTTTACAGTATTTTTGCCTCGGCGATCGCCTTTAACAAAGGGCTATATATCACCCTGCCATTTATGATTTTGTATGCGGTTAGTTATGGATATGTCGGTGGGCTAACTCTCTGGCAGTCTTGGCAACAGTCACGGAATTAA
- the rnc gene encoding ribonuclease III: MNYDHVDKVAVIVSAKLMSSTIDPRRQRELVRLLELMGLEQAKLEKVNSQGFDWLLIDRALVHPSFSTAYNNDQLEFVGDSVLRLSVSLFLQERYGDRSVGDLAALRSHLVSDKTLAEIASMYELQKYVVVSNAARNDSQALRSLLADALEALMAALYINTQNLVFIRKWLDPHMQRFSEALLAIPALGNYKVALQELTQGRWKRLPEYRNVPSSEGSNLFSVEVWFDERCWGKGQGKSIKAAQQEAAAIALQEMSQLS, encoded by the coding sequence ATGAACTACGATCATGTTGATAAAGTTGCTGTAATTGTATCTGCAAAGCTCATGTCATCCACCATTGATCCACGCCGCCAAAGGGAATTAGTCCGTTTATTAGAACTAATGGGACTAGAGCAAGCAAAATTAGAGAAAGTCAATTCCCAAGGTTTTGATTGGCTGTTAATTGATCGCGCCTTGGTGCATCCCAGCTTTTCGACTGCCTATAACAATGATCAATTGGAGTTTGTGGGCGATAGTGTCTTGCGCCTATCGGTGAGTTTATTTTTGCAAGAACGTTATGGCGATCGCTCTGTAGGGGATTTGGCAGCTTTGCGATCGCATCTAGTTAGTGACAAGACTCTTGCTGAAATTGCCAGTATGTATGAGCTACAAAAATATGTAGTGGTATCTAATGCTGCAAGGAATGATTCGCAGGCTTTGCGATCGCTGCTAGCAGATGCCCTTGAAGCTTTAATGGCTGCACTATATATCAACACCCAAAATTTAGTTTTTATTCGTAAATGGCTTGATCCTCATATGCAGCGATTTTCGGAAGCGTTACTTGCTATTCCTGCATTGGGCAATTACAAAGTTGCGTTACAGGAGTTAACACAGGGACGCTGGAAGCGCTTGCCTGAATATCGCAATGTACCGTCATCAGAGGGTAGTAATTTGTTTTCCGTGGAAGTATGGTTTGATGAGCGCTGTTGGGGCAAGGGACAGGGGAAAAGTATTAAAGCTGCCCAACAGGAAGCTGCGGCGATCGCTCTTCAAGAAATGTCTCAGCTTTCTTAA